In Blautia wexlerae DSM 19850, a single window of DNA contains:
- a CDS encoding LacI family DNA-binding transcriptional regulator, giving the protein MTLKEIARQANVSVSTVSRVINQKNTKAASPEVQERIWEIVRKSGYTPNATARSLKLGQKAQIQNTMPKSIACIYARSNSAVSDPFFSQIAKAIEQEAFKSNYFIRQSFTAMDIANPDMARQLAQFPVDGIVILGRYEKQLLRFFTQNYKNVIYTGLNPMGTQYDQVVCDGSDISYSALSYLAELGHTKIGYVGEQNNEVRFSGYKDALAKLGLPFLQKNTSNVHLSADGGYKGANILMHNKADISAIFCANDTTAIGVIHALKEKNFRIPEDISVISVDDIETAQYLSPMLTTVHIPLEELGRITAKTLIDRINGGHRLPMRISLPFYIAKRDSCGKLNRRRKTFASLPPQ; this is encoded by the coding sequence ATGACATTAAAAGAAATTGCCAGGCAGGCAAATGTCTCTGTTTCGACGGTTTCCAGAGTAATAAACCAGAAAAATACAAAAGCGGCAAGTCCGGAAGTTCAGGAACGTATATGGGAAATCGTACGCAAAAGCGGTTATACTCCCAATGCAACAGCCCGAAGCCTCAAATTAGGACAAAAAGCTCAGATCCAGAATACAATGCCCAAATCCATTGCCTGTATTTATGCAAGAAGTAATTCCGCTGTTTCCGATCCATTCTTCTCACAGATTGCAAAAGCGATTGAACAGGAGGCCTTCAAGAGCAACTATTTTATCCGTCAGTCATTTACAGCCATGGATATCGCAAATCCCGATATGGCACGACAGCTTGCTCAATTTCCTGTAGACGGAATCGTAATTCTGGGACGATATGAGAAACAGCTGTTACGCTTCTTTACTCAAAATTATAAAAATGTGATTTATACAGGTCTGAATCCAATGGGAACCCAATATGACCAGGTAGTTTGTGACGGAAGTGATATTTCCTATAGCGCTCTTTCCTATCTTGCAGAGCTCGGACATACGAAAATCGGTTATGTAGGTGAACAGAATAATGAAGTACGTTTCAGCGGTTATAAAGATGCACTTGCCAAACTTGGTCTTCCGTTTTTGCAGAAAAATACCAGTAATGTACATCTTTCTGCAGATGGCGGTTACAAAGGTGCTAATATCCTGATGCACAATAAGGCAGATATTTCTGCAATTTTTTGTGCAAACGATACCACTGCTATCGGAGTCATTCACGCATTAAAAGAAAAAAATTTTCGAATACCGGAAGATATTTCTGTTATCAGCGTAGATGATATAGAGACAGCTCAATATCTTTCTCCCATGCTGACCACAGTACATATTCCTCTGGAGGAACTTGGAAGAATAACTGCAAAAACCCTGATCGACCGTATTAACGGCGGACATCGCCTTCCCATGCGTATCTCTCTTCCATTTTACATTGCCAAAAGAGACAGTTGCGGAAAACTTAACAGAAGACGTAAGACTTTTGCAAGTCTTCCTCCTCAGTAA
- a CDS encoding SIS domain-containing protein → MKKNSELTYKEMYQQPASFQAVNDTLEDIFKTLDKVFFGEKKYDELIFTGCGTSLYLAQASAAAFSTYTGIPSKGVPCSELYYFPETYVKEGRNVLILPITRKSYTTEVRMAIDKVRTYPQVTTLAITCDKDSEKYNDYYILSPDTAEDSVIMTRSFTSMLYMAVIMAMYVGGKKDEIAAMKDYAPYSEKVLKEMDELSAKIMNEHKNLNLYIILGQGIYYGVANECMNKMKEMGLSNSEGYYDLEYRHGPMSLVDENTLIVCLSNKACRDGDKALMEQMKSYGAIVAVLGGELGDTFDQIADYVYSMDKEWNDMQYSAIIGFIGQLLGYYIADSKNLDADSPRHLTQAIVLK, encoded by the coding sequence ATGAAAAAAAACAGTGAACTGACCTATAAAGAAATGTACCAGCAGCCGGCTTCTTTTCAGGCTGTCAATGATACTCTGGAGGATATTTTCAAAACTCTGGACAAGGTATTCTTCGGTGAGAAAAAATATGATGAGCTGATTTTTACAGGATGTGGAACTTCTCTTTATCTGGCACAGGCTTCAGCAGCAGCATTTTCCACTTATACAGGAATCCCGTCAAAGGGAGTTCCATGCTCTGAGCTGTATTATTTTCCGGAAACTTATGTAAAAGAAGGAAGAAATGTGCTGATCCTTCCGATTACTAGAAAAAGCTATACTACAGAAGTAAGAATGGCTATTGATAAAGTTCGTACTTATCCTCAGGTTACTACACTGGCTATTACCTGTGACAAAGACAGTGAAAAATATAATGACTATTACATTCTTTCACCGGATACAGCTGAAGACAGTGTTATCATGACACGTTCTTTTACAAGTATGTTATATATGGCTGTTATCATGGCTATGTATGTAGGCGGTAAGAAAGATGAAATTGCTGCAATGAAAGATTATGCTCCATATTCTGAAAAGGTTCTGAAAGAAATGGATGAACTGTCTGCAAAAATCATGAATGAGCATAAAAACCTGAATCTCTACATTATTCTTGGACAGGGTATTTATTATGGTGTTGCCAATGAATGTATGAATAAGATGAAAGAAATGGGACTCAGCAATTCTGAAGGATATTATGATCTGGAATACCGTCATGGGCCAATGAGTCTTGTAGACGAAAATACACTGATCGTGTGCTTAAGCAATAAAGCCTGCAGAGATGGTGACAAAGCACTTATGGAACAGATGAAGAGTTATGGTGCAATAGTTGCAGTTCTTGGCGGAGAACTGGGAGATACTTTTGATCAGATCGCTGATTACGTATATTCCATGGATAAAGAATGGAATGATATGCAGTACAGTGCAATCATCGGATTTATCGGACAGCTTCTTGGATATTATATTGCAGACAGCAAGAATCTGGATGCAGATTCACCGAGACACCTGACACAGGCTATTGTATTGAAATAA